GTAGCGTTGATTTATACGAAGGTGGACGCACTGCCATTGTGGAAGCCGTTGACCCTGAATTACGTCAGGTACAAAGATTAAGGGTTGATTTACCCGGGTCTTCCCCCGAATTAATCAGTAAATTAAGGGAATCTGGTATTAGTTTTGATACTCATCCCATGCGTAACGAAGGCGCTGTTTGGGGAATTTTAGGTAATTTAGTATTCCCTGTATTATTAATTGCTTCCTTATTTTTCCTTTTCCGTCGTTCTAGCAATATGCCAGGAGGCCCTGGACAGGCGATGAGTTTTGGCAAGTCTAAGGCTCGTTTCCAAATGGATGCTAAAACTGGCATCAAATTTGATGATGTGGCTGGAATTGATGAGGCTAAAGAAGAATTACAAGAAGTTGTTACTTTCCTTAAACAGCCTGAAAAGTTTACGGCCGTGGGCGCTCGTATTCCTAAGGGTGTATTATTGGTAGGCCCTCCAGGAACTGGTAAAACCTTGTTGGCTAAGGCCATCGCTGGGGAAGCAGGAGTTCCTTTCTTCAGCATTTCTGGTTCTGAATTCGTGGAAATGTTTGTGGGTGTGGGTGCTTCCCGTGTCCGTGATTTGTTCAAAAAAGCGAAGGAAAATGCCCCTTGTCTAATCTTTATCGATGAGATTGATGCGGTAGGTCGTCAGCGTGGCGCTGGTATCGGTGGCGGTAATGATGAAAGGGAACAAACTTTAAACCAACTTCTGACTGAGATGGATGGTTTTGAGGGTAACACTGGTATTATCGTTATTGCAGCGACTAACAGGGCTGATGTGCTTGATTCTGCGCTGATGCGTCCTGGTCGTTTTGACCGTCAGGTAATGGTTGATCCCCCTGATTTTAAAGGTCGTTTAGGGGTGTTGGATGTCCATGCCCGTAATAAAAAGTTAGCCCCTGAGGTGTCCATCGAGGCGATCGCCCGTCGTACCCCTGGATTTAGTGGAGCAGATTTAGCAAACCTTCTCAATGAAGCGGCCATTTTAACAGCCCGTCGTCGTAAACCTGAAATCACCATGAGTGAAATTGATGATGCGGTGGATCGTGTCATTGCAGGGATGGAGGGAACTCCCCTTGTGGATAGTAAGAGTAAGCGCTTGATTGCCTATCATGAGGTGGGCCATGCGATCGTTGGTACTCTTTTAAAGGATCATGATCCTGTCCAAAAAGTAACCCTGATTCCCCGTGGACAAGCCCAAGGCTTAACTTGGTTTACCCCTAACGAGGAACAAGGTTTAACCACCAAATCCCAGCTTATGGCAAGGATTGCAGGGGCAATGGGAGGACGTGCCGCCGAGGAAGAAATCTTTGGTGATGATGAAGTTACCACGGGCGCTGGAGGTGATTTACAGCAAGTCACTGGGATGGCAAGACAGATGGTAACTCGTTTTGGTATGAGTGACATGGGGCCTTTATCCCTCGAAGGACAAGGGGGAGAGGTTTTCCTTGGTGGTGGTTTTATGAACCGTGCTGAGTATTCCGAAGAAAGTGCTTCCCGCATTGATGATCAAATTCGTATGATTGCTGAACATGGTCATCAATTAGCTCGTCAAATTGTTCGGGATAATCGTGAAGTAATCGATCGCCTCGTGGATCTTTTAATTGAAAGGGAAACCATTGATGGTGAAGAATTCCGCCAGATTGTGGCTGAATATACTGAAGTTCCTGAAAAAGAACAGTTTATCCCTCAATTATAAGGCTTTGGGTTATGGGCGATCGCCCATACAAAACTAAATAATTAAAGGCTGATCTAAACCAAAGATCAGCTTTTTTTTATGGGACACAACCACCGAATAATACTATAAATCCCTGAATTAAAATATACCTGAGTTCAATTTATTGAACGATAAACTATTAGCCTTGTAATTCATCGCAAGGAGAGTTATGATATATTTTCTAAATCAGATTTGGTATAAACCCATTATTTACGCCACTTATTAAGCATTCTTTCCCCAATACTAGCCACCGTTTCCAAATCAGCTAAACGTTTATTTAAACTAGCAATTAAAGCCTTTTGTTGCGCATTCTCCTGAGTTAAACTCCGACTAATAGTATTCTGTTGTGTTGCATAATTTTGACTCAGAGCAATTTTTTCTTGTTCCTTAGTGGCAATTTCTCGACGACACCGATCAATTTCTTGTTGTTTTTCCTCAATTACAGACTTTAACTTCTCATTATCTTCATTATCTTTTACTTTACTTTCTAAACCACTAAGCTCCTCTTTTAAGCTCTTAATATGCCGATCTTTTTCCTCAATTAAAGATTCTAAACTAGATACTTTTTCCTTCAAACTATTAATAGTATTATGACTTGAATCTAACTCCTGATTAAGTTTTTCAACTCGGCTCGATTGATCACTTTTTTCTAAAGTCTGAGTTACACTATTTAACTTATCCTCTAAACCTTTTACCTGATTATTTTTATCATCTAATTTCTTCTCAATAGACTTAATTTCATCCTCTTGAGCCTTTACCTTACTAACTAAATCCTGATTATCCTTAGACTTATCAGCTACCAAACTTTTTTGCTCATCCAGTTGTTTTTCCAACTTAGCTATTTTGTCGAGGTATTGTTGTTTATCTGATGCTGTGGCATCCTCCTTAGAGGAAATAGAATCACCCCCACTATCTTGATTATCTTCATCTACTTGAGCGATAGAAAACTTCTGCTCTCCCTCACTTTCATCATGCAAAATAACTTTTTTATCTGCATTTTGGCTATTAATAACGAATCCACCAATTAAAATTTGCTCAAATAGTTTAGACTTTGTTAACCCTGTCTCCTTTGCAAGAGCTACCAGAGTTTCATTAGCTTCTGGGGTAAGGGTTATATTAACTTTCGACTTAGAACTTCCCAAACCAGTTCCAGTTTTAGTTTTTTTTCTGGTCATAACGTATAATTAACCTCGGAAAATACGATAAAAATTTCTATATTTGGATAATCGTATTATAGATAACATTTTTTTTGAGCTTTGTGAAATAAAACTTTATCTTTCTTGACTTTCGTAGGATTTCGACACACCCCTGATATTTCAAAGATTATATATTTTATTGATCCCTAATTCAAATTAGTATTAGCCAAACTTAAATAAAAAAAATCCCCTCTGGGAAGGGGATAAAATAATTGAGCTAGAAAAAGTGTTAGGGATTGGATAGGAAAAATTAATCATCGAAAATTCAAAGTTAATTAAAATTAGATTAGTTAAACCTTAAGCCTAAATCCTCAAATCTATCCTTGTTTACCCATTGTTGTAAATGTCATATCATCACTAAGAAAGTGATTTTTGCTCCTCAGAATTAGAGTCCTGATAAACTTTCTCTAATAGCTTAGTTTGCTCAATTTTCTGGTTGAAAAGATTTTTGTTAATTAAATTAGATAGTACCGCATCCACAGAAAATAAACCTCCACCGTTGACGAGGAAAAAGAAAAAGCAACCAGCATAGATGGCGGATAATTCTAAATAGGGAAGACTTAAACCAGCTACGAGAATATGATGGTACATCGCTACACACATAGTACCAAATAAACCTAAAGCAGCTGGTCTTGTTAATAACCCGATAGCTACCAAGGGCGCACCGATTAACTCTGTATAGGCGGCAACATAGCTAAAGAAGATAGGAAAGGGTAAGCCAATATAAGAAACATAGGCTTCAGCAAAACTTTCAATATTACCTAATTTGTCTAGGCCATTATGAATCATCATGACACCAATAACGACTCTTAATAGTGTCCAGGCGGTTTGTTCTGTCCAACGGATTTGGCAACGGGGTTCTAATGTTGTACTAATGATGGAACTTAATTTCATGGTTATTTTTTGATAATTGCTTTGATTAAGTTTGATTTATTTAAAAAACTTAATTACTGCTTTACATTTATTAATATAACGTGTGAACCTTCTTAGTTGCTTTTATGTAAAGGTTTTAGTTGTAGCTTTTTAGTATTCTTTGATACTTATTAGTTTTAAAAAAGGGATAAATGTTGAGATATGATGACAATTCTTAAAAAACTTTATATTTTGTAATAGAAATATATCATCACTTACCTTGCAATGAATTACAAGGCTAATAGTTCATCGTTCAATAAATTGAACTGAGTTATATTATGATTCACGGATTTAGTTTATATAATTGATGAGTAAATAACTAAATTTGATATTAAATAAAATTAATAATTATGAGTTTCAAAACTTTACTTCTTGCGTCCCTTCTTTTTTCTTTTACCCCTGTTAATAGGGCTTGGAGTGCAACTCATTTGCAGGTTTGTACTAATAGCGGTAATGGGGTTGTAAATATAAGATCTGGCCCCGGTACTAATCATTCTGTGGTTAATCGAGTGCGTCATGGTGATGATTTGCACTACAGTTGGGATGGTTATATGACGGATGATGATAGTATGCCCCCTAGAGATAGACAGGGTTATTATTGGGTAAGGGTTAGACCTAGTGTTATGGGTGATAATATGGGTTTTATTCGGGCTGATTTTATGGGTTGTGACTCGATGAATTTACAACAATCCTTGACAGAATAAGGGCGATCGCACCTTAGAATCTGCTTTCTTGGGAGAATTTTAATAATTTATTTTTTAATTTTCACTAGATGGCGAATTAATCGATTTGGTTTACTGAAAAATTGAGGACGGGTTAAAACTCCTTCCTTGGGGCTAAATAGAAAGGCAAAAAGAAATAAAACTGTTACGACGAGGACGATGGCAGCCCCTGATGGTGCATTGAGATAGTAACTAATATAGATGCCCAAAATTCCACTAATACCCCCTAAAATTGCCCCTAAAATGATCATTTGGTGTAATTCTTTAACCAATAGATAGGCAGTAATAGCAGGGCCTACTAACAGGGAAACTACTAATAAAACCCCTACCGCTTGCATACTAGCAATGATAGCTAAGGTGGTCACAGAAACAAGCCCGAGGTTAATCCATTGTACTGGTAAACCAATCGCCTGAGCGCCGAGAGGATTAAAGGTATAAAAAAGTAAATGGGGATAAAATAGTTTAACGAAAATAAGGA
This window of the Cyanobacterium stanieri LEGE 03274 genome carries:
- a CDS encoding SH3 domain-containing protein gives rise to the protein MSFKTLLLASLLFSFTPVNRAWSATHLQVCTNSGNGVVNIRSGPGTNHSVVNRVRHGDDLHYSWDGYMTDDDSMPPRDRQGYYWVRVRPSVMGDNMGFIRADFMGCDSMNLQQSLTE
- a CDS encoding DoxX family protein; protein product: MKLSSIISTTLEPRCQIRWTEQTAWTLLRVVIGVMMIHNGLDKLGNIESFAEAYVSYIGLPFPIFFSYVAAYTELIGAPLVAIGLLTRPAALGLFGTMCVAMYHHILVAGLSLPYLELSAIYAGCFFFFLVNGGGLFSVDAVLSNLINKNLFNQKIEQTKLLEKVYQDSNSEEQKSLS
- a CDS encoding metal ABC transporter permease, giving the protein MLDFLLEPLSFGFIRNSMVMIVLLGVLCSITGSFLIVQRMVFFGEVIAHAVLPGLAIAFYVGIDLFIGAFISGMLSSLIIAWIQSQSRVKVDVAMSLVFSGFLALGILLISVLQSRIDLHSFLFGDILGITVNDLWRTFFITISVLIFVKLFYPHLLFYTFNPLGAQAIGLPVQWINLGLVSVTTLAIIASMQAVGVLLVVSLLVGPAITAYLLVKELHQMIILGAILGGISGILGIYISYYLNAPSGAAIVLVVTVLFLFAFLFSPKEGVLTRPQFFSKPNRLIRHLVKIKK
- the ftsH2 gene encoding ATP-dependent zinc metalloprotease FtsH2, producing MKTPWRTILLWAIPFLVVGFFLWQGSFAPNNMSDTGNTASTRMTYGRFLEYIDKGRVSSVDLYEGGRTAIVEAVDPELRQVQRLRVDLPGSSPELISKLRESGISFDTHPMRNEGAVWGILGNLVFPVLLIASLFFLFRRSSNMPGGPGQAMSFGKSKARFQMDAKTGIKFDDVAGIDEAKEELQEVVTFLKQPEKFTAVGARIPKGVLLVGPPGTGKTLLAKAIAGEAGVPFFSISGSEFVEMFVGVGASRVRDLFKKAKENAPCLIFIDEIDAVGRQRGAGIGGGNDEREQTLNQLLTEMDGFEGNTGIIVIAATNRADVLDSALMRPGRFDRQVMVDPPDFKGRLGVLDVHARNKKLAPEVSIEAIARRTPGFSGADLANLLNEAAILTARRRKPEITMSEIDDAVDRVIAGMEGTPLVDSKSKRLIAYHEVGHAIVGTLLKDHDPVQKVTLIPRGQAQGLTWFTPNEEQGLTTKSQLMARIAGAMGGRAAEEEIFGDDEVTTGAGGDLQQVTGMARQMVTRFGMSDMGPLSLEGQGGEVFLGGGFMNRAEYSEESASRIDDQIRMIAEHGHQLARQIVRDNREVIDRLVDLLIERETIDGEEFRQIVAEYTEVPEKEQFIPQL